From Longimicrobiaceae bacterium, one genomic window encodes:
- a CDS encoding HD domain-containing phosphohydrolase, translated as MTALATAPAAPIAPASAPPATLRVLVVDDDAAIRRVLRNLLAHRGWNLREAPTGEDALRQIAEEPADLVLCDLQMPGMGGLGLLRRVKAMDDTVAFLILTGAGSTEHAIEALRLQADDYLMKPFHVDEVLLAVDRAVTHRSLLRENRSHRAHLEQRVAEQARQIESLLVEALHALASAIEMRDDYTGGHVERVARYAVATGREMGLSGEELRHLWVGALLHDVGKIGVPDGILKKASALTPEEYEVMKQHPEIGAGIMARSSFLRPGIPAVLHHQEKWDGSGYPAGLKGDEIALEGRIVSVVDTFDAISSSRPYRESRPAEAAYDELRRCAGTQFDPAVVEAFIRAAQKGFPEDPGVPALPPRNR; from the coding sequence GTGACCGCCCTCGCAACCGCTCCCGCCGCCCCGATCGCTCCCGCTTCCGCGCCGCCCGCCACCCTGCGTGTGCTGGTGGTGGACGACGACGCAGCCATCCGCCGCGTGCTGCGCAACCTGCTGGCGCACCGCGGCTGGAACCTGCGCGAGGCGCCCACCGGCGAGGATGCGCTCCGCCAGATCGCCGAGGAGCCGGCCGACCTGGTGCTCTGCGACCTGCAGATGCCGGGGATGGGCGGGCTGGGCCTGCTGCGGCGCGTGAAGGCGATGGACGACACCGTCGCGTTCCTCATCCTCACCGGCGCGGGCAGCACCGAGCACGCCATCGAGGCGCTGCGGCTGCAGGCCGACGACTACCTGATGAAGCCCTTCCACGTGGACGAGGTGCTCCTCGCCGTGGACCGGGCCGTCACGCACCGCAGCCTGTTGCGCGAGAACCGCTCGCACCGCGCGCACCTGGAGCAGCGCGTGGCCGAGCAGGCGCGCCAGATCGAGAGCCTGCTGGTGGAGGCGCTGCACGCCCTGGCCAGCGCCATAGAGATGCGCGACGACTACACCGGCGGCCACGTGGAACGCGTGGCCCGCTACGCCGTTGCGACCGGCCGCGAGATGGGGCTCTCGGGAGAGGAGCTGCGGCACCTGTGGGTGGGCGCCCTGCTGCACGACGTGGGCAAGATCGGCGTGCCCGACGGCATCCTCAAGAAGGCGAGCGCGCTCACGCCCGAGGAGTACGAGGTGATGAAGCAGCACCCGGAGATCGGGGCCGGCATCATGGCGCGCAGCTCGTTCCTGCGGCCCGGCATCCCCGCCGTCCTGCACCACCAGGAGAAGTGGGACGGCAGCGGCTATCCCGCCGGGCTGAAGGGCGACGAGATCGCGCTGGAGGGCCGCATCGTCTCCGTCGTCGACACGTTCGACGCCATCAGCAGCTCGCGCCCGTACCGCGAGAGCCGCCCGGCCGAGGCCGCGTACGACGAGCTTCGCCGCTGCGCCGGCACCCAGTTCGACCCCGCCGTCGTCGAAGCCTTCATCCGCGCCGCGCAGAAGGGCTTCCCCGAAGACCCCGGCGTTCCCGCGCTCCCGCCGCGGAACCGGTAG
- the speB gene encoding agmatinase, producing the protein MSNGLPESLKDLSWELPRNFLGLEGDKAEWEDAGVVVLPIPYESTVSYQGGTKLGPAAIIEASRYIELYDQELDAEPGSEVGVCTLPALHLSSAGPEAAVRELREAYDAILAEAGDRLVIGLGGEHSITSAPVLAHAARLAEGERLSILQFDAHGDLRLEYEGSPYSHASVMARCIDCSDLVAVGIRAITSEERALIRERDSITTIFAEEMWDNEEWIDRAVRALGDKVFITFDVDYFDPSLMPATGTPEPGGPAWYPTLKLLRRVFAEKHVVGADVVELAPMGGNAAPDFVAAKLVYKMVGYHWAAKAKQG; encoded by the coding sequence ATGTCCAACGGACTGCCCGAATCGCTGAAGGATCTTTCCTGGGAGCTTCCCCGCAACTTCCTCGGCCTCGAAGGCGACAAGGCGGAGTGGGAGGATGCCGGCGTGGTCGTGCTGCCCATCCCCTACGAGTCCACCGTGTCGTACCAGGGCGGCACCAAGCTGGGGCCTGCCGCCATCATCGAGGCGTCGCGCTACATCGAGCTGTACGACCAGGAGCTGGATGCGGAGCCCGGGTCGGAGGTGGGCGTATGCACGCTGCCCGCGCTGCACCTCAGCTCCGCCGGGCCCGAGGCCGCCGTGCGCGAGCTGCGCGAGGCGTACGACGCGATCCTCGCCGAGGCGGGCGACCGCCTGGTCATCGGCCTGGGCGGCGAGCACTCCATCACCAGCGCGCCCGTCCTCGCCCACGCCGCGCGCCTGGCCGAGGGCGAGCGGCTGTCCATCCTCCAGTTCGACGCGCACGGCGACCTGCGCCTGGAGTACGAGGGCTCGCCATACTCGCACGCGTCGGTCATGGCGCGCTGCATCGACTGCTCGGACCTGGTGGCCGTCGGCATCCGCGCCATCACGTCCGAGGAGCGGGCGCTGATTCGCGAGCGCGACTCCATCACCACCATCTTCGCCGAGGAGATGTGGGACAACGAGGAGTGGATCGACCGGGCCGTGCGGGCGCTGGGCGACAAGGTCTTCATCACGTTCGACGTCGACTACTTCGACCCGTCGCTGATGCCCGCCACCGGCACGCCCGAGCCCGGCGGGCCGGCCTGGTATCCCACCCTCAAGCTCCTGCGCCGCGTCTTCGCCGAGAAGCACGTGGTGGGCGCCGACGTGGTGGAGCTGGCGCCCATGGGCGGCAACGCCGCGCCCGACTTCGTGGCCGCCAAGCTTGTCTACAAGATGGTCGGCTACCACTGGGCCGCGAAGGCGAAGCAGGGCTGA
- a CDS encoding putative glycolipid-binding domain-containing protein — translation MPIHTILWRRLDAAGHESARIVDDEEGARIAGTAVFADDGRPCRFSYEIACDASWRTVSAALDGWVGGDAVSIRISVDPGGGWTIDGLPCPAVAGCTDLDLSFSPVTNLLPIRRLDLAVGAEAPITAAWLRVPGFTLEPLPQRYRRTAQDRYRYESAGGAFVRELRVNAAGLVTLYPGLWQAEAVE, via the coding sequence ATGCCCATCCACACCATCCTCTGGCGGCGGTTGGATGCGGCGGGCCACGAGAGCGCGCGCATCGTGGACGACGAGGAGGGTGCTCGCATCGCCGGCACGGCCGTGTTCGCGGACGACGGCCGCCCCTGCCGGTTCAGCTACGAGATCGCCTGCGATGCGTCGTGGCGAACGGTGTCCGCCGCGCTCGACGGCTGGGTTGGAGGCGACGCCGTGTCCATCCGCATCTCGGTCGATCCAGGCGGTGGCTGGACGATTGACGGGCTGCCGTGCCCGGCGGTGGCCGGCTGCACGGACCTGGACCTCTCCTTCAGCCCGGTCACCAACCTGCTCCCCATCCGCCGCCTGGACCTGGCGGTGGGTGCGGAAGCGCCGATCACTGCTGCGTGGCTTCGCGTGCCCGGCTTCACGCTGGAGCCGCTGCCGCAGCGCTATCGCCGCACGGCGCAGGATCGCTACCGGTACGAGAGCGCGGGCGGCGCCTTCGTTCGGGAGCTGCGGGTGAACGCCGCCGGCCTCGTCACGCTCTACCCCGGCCTCTGGCAAGCCGAGGCGGTGGAATGA
- a CDS encoding electron transfer flavoprotein subunit alpha/FixB family protein — protein sequence MAGIFAFAESRDGELRKVAHEVVTAARTVADAMGTEVHAVLLGGPGTGAHAAELGQHGADKVFVGESGAFAHYSAEGFTTVIAGFIKEHGCDVAIFPATSMGKDLAPRVAARLGVGYVSEVTSLEVEGGSVVATRPEYSGKVFARVSFGEKPAVLSVRPNVFTATENAKAGAVETLDVSVNEADFGAIVREIKAAAGEKLDVGEAPIIVSGGRGLKEPENFKMLEELADAFKGKAAVGASRAVVDAGWRPHSEQVGQTGKTVAPTLYFAIGISGAIQHLAGMRTSRFIVAINKDPEAPIFKIADYGIVGDLFQIVPRLTEEVRKMM from the coding sequence ATGGCAGGCATATTCGCGTTCGCGGAGTCGCGGGACGGCGAGCTTCGCAAGGTCGCGCACGAGGTGGTGACCGCCGCCCGCACCGTCGCCGACGCCATGGGCACCGAGGTGCACGCGGTGCTCCTGGGCGGCCCCGGCACCGGCGCCCACGCGGCTGAGCTGGGCCAGCACGGCGCCGACAAGGTGTTCGTGGGCGAGAGCGGCGCCTTCGCGCACTACTCGGCCGAGGGCTTCACCACCGTCATCGCCGGCTTCATCAAGGAGCACGGCTGCGACGTGGCGATCTTCCCGGCCACCAGCATGGGCAAGGACCTGGCGCCGCGCGTGGCCGCCCGCCTGGGCGTGGGCTACGTGAGCGAGGTCACCAGCCTGGAGGTCGAGGGCGGCAGCGTGGTCGCCACGCGCCCCGAGTACTCCGGCAAGGTGTTCGCGCGCGTGTCGTTCGGCGAGAAGCCCGCGGTGCTGTCGGTGCGCCCCAACGTGTTCACGGCCACGGAGAACGCCAAGGCCGGCGCGGTGGAGACGCTGGACGTGTCGGTGAACGAAGCCGATTTCGGCGCCATCGTGCGCGAGATCAAGGCGGCGGCGGGCGAGAAGCTGGACGTGGGCGAGGCGCCCATCATCGTCTCCGGCGGCCGCGGCCTGAAGGAGCCGGAGAACTTCAAGATGCTCGAGGAGCTGGCCGACGCGTTCAAGGGCAAGGCGGCCGTGGGCGCGTCGCGGGCGGTGGTGGACGCCGGGTGGCGCCCGCACTCCGAGCAGGTGGGGCAGACGGGCAAGACGGTGGCGCCCACGCTGTACTTCGCCATCGGGATCTCCGGCGCCATCCAGCACCTGGCCGGCATGCGCACCTCGCGCTTCATCGTCGCCATCAACAAGGACCCCGAGGCGCCGATCTTCAAGATCGCCGACTACGGAATCGTGGGCGACCTCTTCCAGATCGTCCCCCGCCTCACCGAAGAAGTCCGCAAGATGATGTAG
- a CDS encoding electron transfer flavoprotein subunit beta/FixA family protein, with translation MKSLVCVKRVPDTETRIRIGGDGTTVETAGVKYVLNPYDEFAVEAALKHKEAAGQGDVTVLSVGGSESAETLRTALAMGADAAVLLKSDRPLEGLAVARVIADEAKGREFDLLLFGMKAVDDDLSAVGPMVAELLGIPAATAVTEFSVEGGKVTAQCEIEGGSEVIELKIPCALTLTKGAYEPRYASLKGIMAAKKKPLEEKAVQGAPDGVTVQKRTYPAERAAGRIVGEGPDAVPELLRLLRQEAKVL, from the coding sequence AGACGCGCATTCGCATTGGCGGTGACGGCACGACGGTCGAGACCGCGGGCGTCAAATACGTCCTGAACCCGTATGACGAGTTCGCCGTGGAGGCCGCGCTCAAGCACAAGGAGGCGGCGGGCCAGGGCGACGTGACGGTCCTTAGCGTGGGCGGCTCCGAAAGCGCCGAGACGCTGCGTACCGCGCTGGCGATGGGCGCAGACGCGGCCGTGCTGCTCAAGAGCGACCGCCCGCTGGAGGGCCTGGCTGTGGCGCGCGTGATCGCCGACGAGGCCAAGGGCCGCGAGTTCGACCTGCTCCTCTTCGGGATGAAGGCCGTGGACGACGACCTCTCGGCCGTGGGCCCCATGGTCGCCGAGCTGCTTGGCATCCCCGCGGCGACCGCCGTGACCGAGTTCTCGGTCGAGGGCGGCAAGGTCACGGCGCAGTGCGAGATCGAGGGCGGCAGCGAGGTGATCGAGCTGAAGATTCCGTGCGCGCTCACGCTCACCAAGGGCGCGTACGAGCCGCGCTACGCCTCGCTCAAGGGCATCATGGCGGCCAAGAAGAAGCCGCTGGAGGAGAAGGCGGTGCAGGGCGCGCCCGACGGCGTGACGGTGCAGAAGCGCACCTACCCGGCTGAGCGCGCCGCCGGCCGCATCGTGGGCGAGGGCCCCGACGCGGTGCCCGAGCTGCTGCGCCTGCTGCGGCAGGAAGCCAAGGTCCTGTAG